One genomic segment of Mesoterricola silvestris includes these proteins:
- a CDS encoding MFS transporter: MACACGIAVANIYYNQPMIGILRRVFPGGMAVGLIPTVTQLGYAAGLFFLVPLGDLLERRRLITAQFMGLVAATLMAAAAPSGWALVAASLLIGVGSTVAQQILPVAASLASDHRRGAVVGGVMSGLLTGILLSRTLSGFVAAHWGWRSVFRLAVPMALAGAAVMRLLPASLPSTSMGYGRLLGSLLHLWRGEPRLRRATLTQALLFAAFSAFWTTLALHLEQPPFLRGADLAGLFGVIGAIGILAAPLAGRVADRRGPGPVVTTGAGVVLAGWLLLVAWDSLVGMAVGVVLLDFGVQSALIAHQQLVFGLRAEARNRLNTLFMTGMFLGGSAGSSGAMVAWRTLGWHGVGAFGILLALAAAALQFSPRAARS; this comes from the coding sequence ATGGCCTGCGCCTGCGGCATCGCCGTGGCGAACATCTACTACAACCAGCCCATGATCGGCATCCTCCGGCGGGTCTTCCCGGGCGGCATGGCGGTGGGGCTCATCCCCACCGTCACGCAGCTGGGCTACGCCGCGGGCCTCTTCTTCCTGGTGCCCCTGGGCGATCTCCTGGAGCGGCGCCGCCTGATCACGGCGCAGTTCATGGGCCTGGTGGCGGCGACCCTCATGGCCGCGGCGGCGCCCAGCGGCTGGGCCCTGGTGGCCGCCTCGCTCCTCATCGGCGTGGGATCCACCGTCGCCCAGCAGATCCTGCCCGTGGCCGCGTCCCTGGCTTCCGACCACCGCCGGGGCGCCGTGGTGGGCGGCGTCATGAGCGGCCTGCTCACCGGCATCCTCCTGAGCCGGACCCTGTCGGGTTTCGTGGCGGCCCACTGGGGCTGGCGATCCGTGTTCCGGCTGGCGGTCCCCATGGCTCTGGCCGGAGCCGCGGTGATGCGGCTGCTGCCCGCGAGCCTTCCGTCGACGTCCATGGGGTACGGGCGGCTCCTGGGATCCCTCCTCCACCTCTGGCGCGGGGAGCCCCGACTGCGCCGGGCGACGCTCACCCAGGCCCTGCTCTTCGCGGCCTTCAGCGCCTTCTGGACGACCCTGGCCCTGCACCTGGAGCAGCCCCCCTTCCTGCGGGGCGCGGACCTGGCCGGACTGTTCGGAGTGATCGGCGCCATCGGGATCCTCGCGGCCCCCCTCGCGGGGCGCGTGGCGGACCGCAGGGGCCCGGGGCCCGTGGTGACGACGGGCGCGGGCGTGGTGCTGGCGGGGTGGCTGCTGCTCGTGGCCTGGGACTCCCTCGTGGGCATGGCGGTGGGCGTGGTGCTCCTGGACTTCGGGGTTCAGAGCGCCCTCATCGCCCACCAGCAGCTGGTCTTCGGGCTGCGGGCCGAGGCCCGGAACCGCCTGAATACCCTCTTCATGACCGGCATGTTCCTCGGGGGGAGCGCGGGTTCCAGCGGCGCCATGGTGGCCTGGAGGACCCTGGGATGGCACGGCGTGGGCGCCTTCGGCATCCTCCTGGCCCTGGCCGCGGCCGCACTGCAGTTCAGTCCGCGTGCCGCGCGGTCCTGA